Proteins from a genomic interval of Cyanobium sp. AMD-g:
- the devC gene encoding ABC transporter permease DevC, with the protein MIGRSLRRSLGDLPVAWLQLKRQPIRYLVAVTGIGFAALLMFMQLGFQSGLLTSATTFYQALITDLVVISPGTRDSGAFQQFPQSQLYQSLGVPGVSDVIPVYVANVNAQQMGGIKPTSLRLIGFDPNQQILDLAPVREQIDRIRTPGYVLFDAAGNSNTGPVAAAVKAQGSQTMILSDYSKTFRVVGLFRLGSTFAADSNLISSDTTALQLAYKQINEGEISMGLIRVTDPAAIASVQRHLRALYGSQLQVFTKPELIANEQNYWNTSSSFGIIFGFGTIMGLLVGGVIVYQVLYTDVSDHLHEYATLKALGFRNRFLLILVLQEASILAISSFVPALVASAALYAFLTAVSGIQIVMTTDKTVLVFSLTIGVCAVAAAIALNKLRDAYPASVF; encoded by the coding sequence GTGATCGGCCGCTCCCTGCGGCGCAGCCTGGGCGATCTGCCGGTGGCCTGGCTGCAGCTGAAGCGTCAGCCGATCCGTTACCTGGTGGCCGTCACCGGCATCGGCTTCGCCGCGCTGCTGATGTTCATGCAACTGGGCTTCCAGTCGGGCCTGCTGACCAGCGCCACCACCTTCTACCAGGCCCTGATCACCGACCTGGTGGTGATCAGCCCCGGCACCCGGGACAGCGGCGCCTTCCAGCAGTTCCCCCAGTCCCAGCTGTACCAGTCGCTGGGGGTTCCCGGGGTGAGCGATGTCATTCCGGTCTATGTGGCCAATGTGAACGCCCAGCAGATGGGCGGGATCAAACCCACCAGCCTGCGCCTGATCGGCTTTGATCCCAACCAGCAGATTCTCGATCTGGCCCCGGTGCGCGAGCAGATCGACCGCATCCGCACCCCGGGCTACGTGCTCTTCGATGCGGCGGGCAACAGCAATACCGGTCCGGTGGCGGCGGCGGTCAAGGCCCAGGGGAGCCAGACGATGATCCTCTCCGACTACTCCAAGACCTTTCGGGTGGTGGGATTGTTTCGCCTCGGCTCCACCTTCGCCGCCGACAGCAATCTGATCAGCAGCGACACCACGGCCCTGCAGCTGGCCTACAAACAGATCAACGAAGGCGAGATCTCCATGGGGCTGATCCGGGTCACCGATCCGGCCGCCATCGCCTCCGTGCAGCGTCATCTGCGGGCTCTCTACGGCAGCCAGCTGCAGGTGTTCACCAAACCGGAGCTGATCGCCAATGAGCAGAACTACTGGAACACCAGCTCCTCCTTCGGCATCATCTTCGGCTTCGGCACGATCATGGGACTGCTGGTGGGGGGGGTGATCGTGTATCAGGTGCTGTACACCGATGTCAGCGACCACCTGCACGAATACGCCACCCTCAAGGCCCTGGGCTTCCGTAACCGTTTCCTGCTGATCCTGGTGCTCCAGGAGGCCTCGATCCTGGCGATCTCGTCCTTTGTTCCCGCCCTGGTGGCGAGCGCCGCCCTCTATGCCTTCCTCACCGCCGTCTCCGGCATCCAGATCGTCATGACCACCGACAAGACCGTCCTGGTGTTCAGCCTCACCATCGGCGTCTGCGCCGTGGCGGCCGCCATCGCCCTCAACAAGTTGCGGGATGCGTATCCGGCCAGCGTCTTCTGA
- a CDS encoding HlyD family efflux transporter periplasmic adaptor subunit produces MTETPHVDRLEGLQRFWRERAWGNGRQKIVTVSALAVLGLVGWQLSHRPAPPPPPLAPRAVTALGRLTPMGGVVSLSTASGNSGGSEVVEKWLVPEGATIRRGQLLGFLSSWASLRDSVVQAENQLALSEAKLAQVDAGARQGARLKAEADLKSEQVVIPYLKISQQKSVELFKAGAISEEELGKADAALAQGQANIQALKGTLYDNLTVRPVDRQVAIADVAVAKASLAQARSQLRNAEIRSPLDGRLLRIYSWPGMKETDQGLAQAGQIGAMQVWAQVFQSDIPQVRSGQPVEIWPESGGFSGKLQGRVQNITGEVSDRDLFSVNSNNNVNARVVLVKINLTPADSSRLAKLSGLNVNVRFLP; encoded by the coding sequence GTGACGGAGACGCCGCACGTCGACAGGCTCGAGGGCCTGCAGCGCTTCTGGCGGGAGCGCGCCTGGGGCAACGGCCGCCAGAAGATCGTCACGGTGTCGGCGCTGGCCGTGCTGGGGCTGGTGGGCTGGCAGCTCAGCCACCGTCCCGCCCCGCCACCGCCGCCCCTGGCACCCCGGGCCGTGACCGCCCTGGGACGGCTCACCCCCATGGGGGGCGTCGTGTCGCTGTCCACCGCCTCCGGCAACAGCGGCGGCTCGGAGGTCGTCGAGAAGTGGCTGGTGCCGGAAGGGGCAACGATTCGCCGCGGCCAGCTGCTGGGCTTCCTGAGCAGCTGGGCCAGCCTCCGGGACAGTGTCGTCCAGGCAGAAAACCAGCTGGCCCTCAGTGAAGCCAAGCTGGCCCAGGTGGATGCCGGAGCCCGCCAGGGGGCCCGGCTCAAGGCCGAGGCCGACCTCAAGTCTGAGCAGGTGGTGATCCCCTACCTGAAGATCAGCCAGCAGAAGAGCGTGGAGCTGTTCAAGGCCGGGGCGATCTCCGAGGAGGAACTCGGCAAGGCCGATGCCGCCCTGGCCCAGGGCCAGGCCAACATCCAGGCCCTCAAGGGCACCCTCTACGACAACCTCACGGTCCGCCCGGTCGACCGGCAGGTGGCCATCGCCGATGTGGCGGTGGCGAAGGCCAGCCTCGCCCAGGCCCGCAGCCAGCTGCGCAATGCCGAGATCCGCTCCCCCCTCGACGGCCGACTGCTGCGGATCTACAGCTGGCCGGGCATGAAGGAAACCGATCAGGGGCTCGCCCAGGCCGGACAGATCGGGGCCATGCAGGTCTGGGCCCAGGTGTTCCAGAGCGACATCCCCCAGGTGCGCTCAGGCCAGCCCGTCGAGATCTGGCCGGAGAGCGGGGGTTTCAGCGGCAAGTTGCAGGGCCGCGTCCAGAACATCACCGGTGAGGTGTCCGACCGGGATCTGTTCAGCGTCAATTCCAACAACAACGTCAACGCCAGGGTGGTGCTGGTGAAGATCAACCTGACCCCCGCCGACTCCAGCCGCCTCGCCAAACTCAGCGGACTGAACGTCAACGTCCGCTTCCTGCCGTGA
- a CDS encoding Rieske 2Fe-2S domain-containing protein, producing the protein MASSFALQKGPVAVPFAGHDLVLFPDAAGRPRLFNDRCPHRGASLALGGVEDGCLRCPFHGWKFAADGTCLEAPAEPAGASPPARSDLVGERPVVESRGFVWMWWGPDPPDPALLPELPLFPAADWSHVESSFDWETHFSRVIESNLDNSHAYWVHKGTFASQDSPLSIPVDLRKEDRMIAATVSFELPVKGALKLLRSVMGQSGPLCATTTFSFYYPNLNIVDTSIGDQLRFVFFNASLPQSDCHTLARWVKFSKRKRLRLPGSEAQSIAISRTIFQEDHGVVRSQRPNPVPLDLTQERHVASDILSIEYRRMHRRWLSAEPLATMTRPDALDS; encoded by the coding sequence GTGGCCTCATCCTTCGCGTTGCAGAAGGGACCCGTTGCCGTTCCCTTTGCGGGCCACGATCTGGTGCTGTTCCCGGATGCGGCCGGGCGGCCGCGCCTGTTCAACGACCGTTGCCCCCACCGGGGGGCCTCCCTGGCCCTGGGCGGTGTGGAAGACGGTTGCCTGCGCTGCCCCTTCCATGGCTGGAAATTCGCCGCCGATGGCACCTGCCTGGAGGCCCCCGCCGAACCGGCCGGGGCCAGCCCGCCGGCCCGCAGCGACCTGGTGGGGGAGCGGCCGGTGGTCGAGTCGCGGGGCTTCGTCTGGATGTGGTGGGGCCCCGATCCTCCGGATCCGGCCCTGCTGCCCGAGTTGCCCCTGTTCCCGGCCGCCGACTGGAGCCATGTGGAAAGCAGCTTCGACTGGGAGACCCATTTCAGCCGGGTGATCGAGTCCAACCTCGATAACTCCCATGCCTACTGGGTGCACAAGGGCACCTTTGCCAGTCAGGATTCGCCCCTGTCGATCCCCGTTGATCTGCGCAAGGAGGATCGCATGATCGCCGCCACGGTGAGCTTTGAACTGCCGGTGAAGGGGGCCCTCAAGCTGCTGCGCAGCGTGATGGGCCAGAGCGGCCCCCTTTGCGCCACGACCACCTTCAGCTTCTACTACCCCAACCTCAACATCGTCGACACCAGCATCGGCGACCAGCTTCGCTTCGTCTTCTTCAACGCCAGCCTGCCCCAGAGCGACTGCCACACCCTGGCCCGCTGGGTGAAGTTTTCGAAACGCAAGCGCTTGCGGCTGCCCGGCAGCGAAGCCCAGTCGATCGCCATCTCCCGCACCATCTTCCAGGAGGACCATGGGGTGGTGCGCAGCCAGCGGCCGAACCCCGTCCCCCTGGATCTCACCCAGGAGCGGCACGTGGCCTCCGACATCCTCTCGATCGAGTACCGCCGCATGCACCGCCGCTGGCTGAGCGCAGAACCGCTGGCTACCATGACGCGCCCTGACGCCCTCGATTCGTGA
- a CDS encoding MFS transporter: protein MIRKLRSPLAIVFLTLLLDKLGENIVYPLLPFILEAFSPDGLTLGLLASTATLFSVLASPIIGSLSDAYGRRPVILLCVAINALSLFMFGVAGTLGLIFLSRAINGVSTATVGTAQAYISDISTPANRARNFGISGAAFGLGAIAGPALGGALVGFGMRIPVFVAAALAAYNFVMAFLYLKETLPRENRPRFQRAQINGLAPVMALLALPKANRVALSFCCFNFAFSGFTTLLVLYLKDQFSWSATQSSGIFVIVGLTVTYVQVALTGPLVRRHGEARLNSYGLVAVAAGIVLVPLAQVFGAAAAVVIVTAAVMLSVGAACVIPTARSLVSRLVPENRQGVMLGSLIALTGLASALGPMLAGVLYDLSPALCFLLQAAVCLLGAPLLRGIQDPVPVPVEVGP from the coding sequence GTGATTCGCAAGCTGCGCAGTCCCCTGGCGATCGTGTTTCTCACCCTGTTGCTGGACAAGCTGGGCGAAAACATCGTCTACCCGCTCCTGCCCTTCATCCTCGAAGCGTTCTCCCCGGACGGACTCACCCTGGGGCTGTTGGCATCGACGGCCACCCTGTTTTCTGTTCTGGCCTCGCCGATCATCGGCTCCCTCAGTGATGCCTACGGCCGCAGGCCGGTCATTCTTCTCTGCGTCGCCATCAACGCCCTGTCCCTGTTCATGTTCGGCGTGGCCGGAACCCTGGGACTGATCTTTCTCTCCAGGGCGATCAACGGCGTCTCCACCGCCACGGTGGGCACGGCCCAGGCCTACATCTCCGACATCTCCACCCCGGCGAACCGGGCCCGCAATTTCGGCATCAGCGGTGCCGCCTTCGGCCTCGGCGCCATCGCCGGTCCTGCCCTGGGCGGTGCCCTGGTGGGTTTCGGCATGCGCATTCCGGTGTTCGTGGCCGCCGCCCTGGCGGCCTACAACTTCGTGATGGCGTTTCTCTATCTCAAGGAAACGCTCCCCCGCGAGAACAGACCGCGCTTCCAGCGTGCCCAGATCAACGGACTGGCGCCGGTCATGGCTCTGCTGGCGCTGCCGAAGGCGAACCGCGTGGCCCTCTCCTTCTGCTGTTTCAACTTCGCCTTCAGTGGCTTCACCACCCTGCTGGTGCTCTACCTGAAGGATCAGTTCTCCTGGTCGGCCACGCAGTCGAGCGGCATCTTCGTGATCGTCGGCCTCACGGTCACCTACGTGCAGGTGGCCCTCACCGGCCCGTTGGTCCGCCGCCATGGCGAAGCCCGCCTCAACAGCTACGGCCTGGTGGCGGTGGCCGCCGGCATTGTCCTGGTCCCCCTGGCCCAGGTTTTCGGTGCCGCTGCCGCCGTCGTGATCGTCACCGCCGCCGTGATGCTGTCGGTGGGTGCGGCCTGCGTGATCCCCACGGCCCGGAGCCTGGTGTCGCGGCTGGTGCCCGAAAACCGGCAGGGGGTGATGCTGGGCAGCCTGATTGCCCTCACGGGCCTGGCCAGTGCCCTGGGCCCCATGCTGGCGGGGGTGCTCTACGACCTGTCCCCCGCCCTCTGCTTCCTGCTGCAGGCGGCGGTCTGTCTGTTGGGGGCCCCCCTGCTCCGCGGTATCCAGGATCCCGTCCCCGTACCGGTCGAGGTCGGCCCCTGA
- a CDS encoding aromatic ring-hydroxylating dioxygenase subunit alpha, whose protein sequence is MSSPSPWPTDCWYAVGLSSQVSRQPLAHRFQGREVVLLREGGGRVLAFDGRCAHRGCSLAGGWAQGDTLVCPYHGWRYDAQGACVAIPALRAEESIPHQAQLRTFPTRERHGFVWLWLAGQHPEPEEDVQDIPELAGLSLRDGGDMAFTYATHFTRTIENGIDPTHAAFVHGKSIGRVDPDTDFSLEHYPVQVEHGSLYGRMPIKVKKLTGLTRLLLKGDSGNAYKEYRFLYPNLVVSIIHFGALTLAALQAHVPDNDRETTVRVTNGRNFLGTTPLLNRLFDRITLDTGLQISKEDAAVISEQEPKRVSFRGSHEVLIESDLILVEYRRMMRERARV, encoded by the coding sequence ATGAGCTCCCCGTCGCCCTGGCCCACCGACTGCTGGTATGCGGTGGGGCTCTCCAGCCAGGTGAGCCGCCAGCCCCTGGCCCATCGCTTCCAGGGCAGGGAGGTGGTGCTGCTGCGCGAGGGCGGCGGCCGGGTGCTGGCCTTCGACGGCCGTTGCGCCCACCGTGGCTGCTCCCTGGCGGGGGGCTGGGCCCAGGGGGACACCCTCGTCTGCCCTTACCACGGCTGGCGGTATGACGCCCAGGGCGCCTGCGTGGCGATCCCGGCCCTGCGGGCCGAGGAGTCCATCCCCCACCAGGCCCAGCTGCGCACCTTCCCCACCCGGGAGCGGCATGGGTTCGTCTGGTTGTGGCTGGCCGGCCAGCACCCGGAGCCCGAGGAGGACGTGCAGGACATCCCGGAACTGGCTGGTCTGAGCCTGCGGGACGGTGGTGACATGGCCTTCACCTACGCCACCCATTTCACCCGGACGATCGAGAACGGCATCGATCCCACCCATGCCGCCTTCGTCCACGGCAAGAGCATCGGACGGGTCGACCCCGACACCGATTTCAGCCTGGAGCACTATCCGGTTCAGGTGGAGCACGGCAGCCTGTACGGGCGCATGCCGATCAAGGTCAAGAAGCTCACCGGCCTCACCCGCCTGCTGCTGAAGGGGGATTCCGGCAACGCCTACAAGGAGTACCGCTTTCTCTACCCCAATCTGGTGGTGTCGATCATCCATTTCGGTGCCCTGACCCTGGCGGCGCTGCAGGCCCATGTGCCCGACAACGACAGGGAAACCACCGTCCGGGTGACCAACGGCAGGAACTTCCTGGGCACCACCCCCTTGCTCAACCGGCTGTTCGATCGCATCACCCTGGACACGGGTCTGCAGATCTCCAAGGAGGATGCGGCCGTGATCAGTGAACAGGAACCGAAGCGGGTCAGCTTCCGCGGCTCCCATGAGGTGCTGATCGAGTCCGACCTGATCCTGGTGGAGTACCGGCGGATGATGCGCGAACGGGCCCGGGTCTGA